Proteins encoded in a region of the Triticum dicoccoides isolate Atlit2015 ecotype Zavitan chromosome 3A, WEW_v2.0, whole genome shotgun sequence genome:
- the LOC119269914 gene encoding nucleolin-like isoform X2 — protein MFHQLSLLNVSKQASAAAARRRTAAAARGSEAARGDGRFSREEELELELDLLSLPAVGGKQKMDAAGTSKRGRRPPTKPQKLKFKPKVPSRKPKKPPAQKPQLEETKPIDEELMKTLRTGRGDAKTLRVIKDEQSAQNSDSKTLSSAAGVSFQAAQSGKHKQPKNSQKALQIPRAFPANPERFYGDEDDEDEDDDNVVREDDNDVELPESLPCSTECESSIHPAKELNLLEHEDKTRMFLFQLPKSLPLLRTPSTVVHRNGRAIVKEVKEGYNLNDLPGGYMGKMLVYKSGKVKMKLGDAVFDVSPGTECGMQQHAVAVNTRRKHCCQLGEIERQHVVVTPDVNSLLNDNRD, from the exons ATGTTTCACCAGCTTTCCCTCCTGAACGTCTCAAAGCAAGCATCAGCAGCAGCAGCGAGAAGAAGAACGGCTGCTGCAGCTCGAGGGAGCGAGGCTGCGAGGGGCGACGGCCGTTTCTCCAGAGAGGaagagctcgagctcgagctcgacctCCTGTCCCTTCCGGCAGTAG GGGGAAAGCAGAAAATGGACGCGGCAGGTACCTCCAAGAGAGGTCGTCGTCCTCCTACCAAG CCACAGAAGCTCAAGTTCAAGCCGAAAGTGCCGTCGCGCAAGCCAAAGAAACCACCTGCACAAAA GCCACAACTGGAAGAGACAAAACCAATTGATGAAGAGTTAATGAAGACACTGAGG ACGGGACGAGGAGATGCAAAAACTTTGCGAGTTATAAAAG ATGAGCAATCGGCACAGAATTCCGACTCGAAGACGCTTTCTTCTGCAGCTGGAGTTAGCTTCCAAGCGGCGCAGTCAGGAAAGCACAAGCAACCAAAAAATTCTCAG AAGGCACTTCAAATCCCTAGGGCCTTCCCTGCCAATCCAG AAAGGTtctacggtgatgaagatgacgaggACGAAGATGATGATAATGTTGTTCGAGAAGATGACAATGATGTTGAGTTACCGGAGTCTCTCCCATGCTCAACCGAATGTGAATCTTCCATCCATCCAGCGAAAGAGCTCAATCTGCTC GAACACGAAGACAAGACAAGGATGTTCTTGTTCCAGTTGCCGAAATCTCTTCCTCTGCTCAGAACACCATCCACTGTAGTTCATAGGAATGGAAGGGCCATTGTCAAGGAGGTGAAAGAAGGGTACAACCTGAATGATCTGCCAGGGGGGTACATGGGCAAGATGCTGGTGTACAAGAGCGGCAAGGTCAAGATGAAGCTGGGAGATGCCGTGTTCGAT GTGAGCCCAGGCACGGAATGCGGGATGCAGCAGCACGCAGTAGCGGTGAACACTAGAAGGAAACATTGCTGCCAGCTTGGGGAGATCGAGAGGCAGCATGTCGTGGTGACCCCGGATGTCAACTCCCTGCTGAATGACAATAGGGACTAG
- the LOC119269914 gene encoding uncharacterized protein LOC119269914 isoform X1 → MFHQLSLLNVSKQASAAAARRRTAAAARGSEAARGDGRFSREEELELELDLLSLPAVGGKQKMDAAGTSKRGRRPPTKPQKLKFKPKVPSRKPKKPPAQKPQLEETKPIDEELMKTLRTGRGDAKTLRVIKDEQSAQNSDSKTLSSAAGVSFQAAQSGKHKQPKNSQKALQIPRAFPANPERFYGDEDDEDEDDDNVVREDDNDVELPESLPCSTECESSIHPAKELNLLVGFSEPYTNYLDTVRHLYNSFTNLGRQEHEDKTRMFLFQLPKSLPLLRTPSTVVHRNGRAIVKEVKEGYNLNDLPGGYMGKMLVYKSGKVKMKLGDAVFDVSPGTECGMQQHAVAVNTRRKHCCQLGEIERQHVVVTPDVNSLLNDNRD, encoded by the exons ATGTTTCACCAGCTTTCCCTCCTGAACGTCTCAAAGCAAGCATCAGCAGCAGCAGCGAGAAGAAGAACGGCTGCTGCAGCTCGAGGGAGCGAGGCTGCGAGGGGCGACGGCCGTTTCTCCAGAGAGGaagagctcgagctcgagctcgacctCCTGTCCCTTCCGGCAGTAG GGGGAAAGCAGAAAATGGACGCGGCAGGTACCTCCAAGAGAGGTCGTCGTCCTCCTACCAAG CCACAGAAGCTCAAGTTCAAGCCGAAAGTGCCGTCGCGCAAGCCAAAGAAACCACCTGCACAAAA GCCACAACTGGAAGAGACAAAACCAATTGATGAAGAGTTAATGAAGACACTGAGG ACGGGACGAGGAGATGCAAAAACTTTGCGAGTTATAAAAG ATGAGCAATCGGCACAGAATTCCGACTCGAAGACGCTTTCTTCTGCAGCTGGAGTTAGCTTCCAAGCGGCGCAGTCAGGAAAGCACAAGCAACCAAAAAATTCTCAG AAGGCACTTCAAATCCCTAGGGCCTTCCCTGCCAATCCAG AAAGGTtctacggtgatgaagatgacgaggACGAAGATGATGATAATGTTGTTCGAGAAGATGACAATGATGTTGAGTTACCGGAGTCTCTCCCATGCTCAACCGAATGTGAATCTTCCATCCATCCAGCGAAAGAGCTCAATCTGCTCGTAGGCTTCTCTGAACCCTACACCAATTACCTTGATACTGTCAGGCACTTATATAACTCGTTCACAAATTTGGGACGACAGGAACACGAAGACAAGACAAGGATGTTCTTGTTCCAGTTGCCGAAATCTCTTCCTCTGCTCAGAACACCATCCACTGTAGTTCATAGGAATGGAAGGGCCATTGTCAAGGAGGTGAAAGAAGGGTACAACCTGAATGATCTGCCAGGGGGGTACATGGGCAAGATGCTGGTGTACAAGAGCGGCAAGGTCAAGATGAAGCTGGGAGATGCCGTGTTCGAT GTGAGCCCAGGCACGGAATGCGGGATGCAGCAGCACGCAGTAGCGGTGAACACTAGAAGGAAACATTGCTGCCAGCTTGGGGAGATCGAGAGGCAGCATGTCGTGGTGACCCCGGATGTCAACTCCCTGCTGAATGACAATAGGGACTAG
- the LOC119269914 gene encoding nucleolin-like isoform X3, which produces MFHQLSLLNVSKQASAAAARRRTAAAARGSEAARGDGRFSREEELELELDLLSLPAVGGKQKMDAAGTSKRGRRPPTKPQKLKFKPKVPSRKPKKPPAQKPQLEETKPIDEELMKTLRTGRGDAKTLRVIKDEQSAQNSDSKTLSSAAGVSFQAAQSGKHKQPKNSQALQIPRAFPANPERFYGDEDDEDEDDDNVVREDDNDVELPESLPCSTECESSIHPAKELNLLEHEDKTRMFLFQLPKSLPLLRTPSTVVHRNGRAIVKEVKEGYNLNDLPGGYMGKMLVYKSGKVKMKLGDAVFDVSPGTECGMQQHAVAVNTRRKHCCQLGEIERQHVVVTPDVNSLLNDNRD; this is translated from the exons ATGTTTCACCAGCTTTCCCTCCTGAACGTCTCAAAGCAAGCATCAGCAGCAGCAGCGAGAAGAAGAACGGCTGCTGCAGCTCGAGGGAGCGAGGCTGCGAGGGGCGACGGCCGTTTCTCCAGAGAGGaagagctcgagctcgagctcgacctCCTGTCCCTTCCGGCAGTAG GGGGAAAGCAGAAAATGGACGCGGCAGGTACCTCCAAGAGAGGTCGTCGTCCTCCTACCAAG CCACAGAAGCTCAAGTTCAAGCCGAAAGTGCCGTCGCGCAAGCCAAAGAAACCACCTGCACAAAA GCCACAACTGGAAGAGACAAAACCAATTGATGAAGAGTTAATGAAGACACTGAGG ACGGGACGAGGAGATGCAAAAACTTTGCGAGTTATAAAAG ATGAGCAATCGGCACAGAATTCCGACTCGAAGACGCTTTCTTCTGCAGCTGGAGTTAGCTTCCAAGCGGCGCAGTCAGGAAAGCACAAGCAACCAAAAAATTCTCAG GCACTTCAAATCCCTAGGGCCTTCCCTGCCAATCCAG AAAGGTtctacggtgatgaagatgacgaggACGAAGATGATGATAATGTTGTTCGAGAAGATGACAATGATGTTGAGTTACCGGAGTCTCTCCCATGCTCAACCGAATGTGAATCTTCCATCCATCCAGCGAAAGAGCTCAATCTGCTC GAACACGAAGACAAGACAAGGATGTTCTTGTTCCAGTTGCCGAAATCTCTTCCTCTGCTCAGAACACCATCCACTGTAGTTCATAGGAATGGAAGGGCCATTGTCAAGGAGGTGAAAGAAGGGTACAACCTGAATGATCTGCCAGGGGGGTACATGGGCAAGATGCTGGTGTACAAGAGCGGCAAGGTCAAGATGAAGCTGGGAGATGCCGTGTTCGAT GTGAGCCCAGGCACGGAATGCGGGATGCAGCAGCACGCAGTAGCGGTGAACACTAGAAGGAAACATTGCTGCCAGCTTGGGGAGATCGAGAGGCAGCATGTCGTGGTGACCCCGGATGTCAACTCCCTGCTGAATGACAATAGGGACTAG